TTAGCATTATCAGTCATGAGGATACAGTTTGCAAAGCACCTTCCCATAATCTCACCTTACATGATCTTTATGACTCCACGAGGTGTGTTACCCCACATTTCAAAAGAGGAAACTAAGGTCCAGAGAGGTAAAGTGGCTTTTCCCAGGTCTCACGGCGCAGGGGCCAACAGTATCTGGGACACTGCATCCAGAACCTTCCCAAAACACTAGTAGGTCTCAAAGCTGAATACACATTAGAAACTACCTGGGGAGGCTTTTTAAAATGCCAGTGCCCAGGTCCTGTCCCCAGGGGGCCAGCAGGTGGATGGCCAGCAGGTGGATGAAATGTGCAGCTAGGTTGAGAATCCCTGCCCTCCACTCTGAGTACTGAGGATGAGATAGGCACCCCTGGCCATGAGGACTGTCAGGACAGGGAGGGAGTCAGCAGCCACAGAGAGCAAAACACCCCCTGTGTACGCCATCCCATAATGTTGCCTGCAAAGTAGGAGGCTCAGCTCACTCAGTCTGGGGCTTTGAGTTTCAAGGGTCCTTCCTGTTCTATCATTCTTACACTTTCCATGATTCTATGAATAAGGACTTATTTTTCAGTACAGAGCAATACAGCATCTTGGGTGAAACCAGGACAGGCAGGGGgagaatgtttatttaaaacattagtcAACATTTTACTCTCATTTGAAACAAATGTCCAGACCCAAGAGACTGCCCAGTTGGAGGCAACTCACGTGAGGGCCTGGAAAGGCAAAGGCCAAGCAGGCCTGAATGGGCCAGAATCAGCCTCAACCTGGTGGGACCTTTTAACCCCTTGATGACTGGACTTCAGGGAGTGATTGGTAAAGCAAAATGCTTTTGTTCATTCACCAAAtgatttactgagcacttactatgcactATACTAGCCCATAGGGATACACTGGCAAGCAAAACAAACACGGGGGAGCCACACATGCCAAACTGCCCAGACAGGGAAAAGCAAGGGCAAATTTGAGAATGTGAAATGTGGCTGGAACAGAGACTGTGAGGGGTTGAAGGTGTATGGAGTTTGAAATCCAGCCCTGTACCTACCAGCTGTGTAACCTGGACAAGTTCTTACCAGCTCTAAAACTCCATTCTCTCAGCCACACGTGGAGAATGACAACGTCCCCCTCCGCATCTGTTGGAGGAGTTACAGGAAGTAGTACATATCAGCAGTGCTCCAACTTTTtgacactcttaaaaattatggaGGGCCCCCAATAACTTTTGCTGTGAAGCTATATCTTTCCatatttactatattagaaattaaaaactgggaaatttttaaaacacaagaataTACAGGTTCACACACGCTGGTAGCCGTCACAGTGATGACATCACGTAGCCTCTGGAAAATTCCACTGCacaagaatgagagaatgagggTGAGAAAGCAAACACTGTCTTAGTATTCTTATGAAAACAGTTTTAACCAATTTTAATCTGAGGACTTCCAGAGGTCCCAGACCACGCTTTGAGAACTGCTTTCCGATACTGCCTTGAGTGCACTGCTAAGTGCCCAATAGAGGAGAGGGATTATCGGTAGCCTAAGGGGTTATTTTTAGATTCAAAGATGCCATCAAGCATCTTTTATGGAGAAAATGACCCACCAGGAAAAGAAATGTGGGTAGTGGAGTTCGTGGTGACCAAGATGGAGAGCCAGGAGGAGTGGGGAACCAGCAGGAGAGGTGGTCTTGAGGTGTGACGCAGTGGTGGTGGCCTCAGGTCGCCAACTCCTTGCCCCAACAGTGAGGCCCCCACACACCCTCTCTGCAGGTTGTGGCATCCAGAAAACCAGTGTTGTGGAAACTTCCGAGGAGGGTTTGGTCAAAGACCAGGAATTCCCGTGGGTGGTGTCGCTGCAGGATTCCCAGTACACTCACCTGGCTTTTGGCAGCATCCTCAGTGAGTTCTGGATCATCAGCATCGCATCTGCCTTGCAGAACAGGCCAGTACCCGTGCCTTTGGGGCCTACACAGCCccctggggtggaggtggagggaccCTTTCCGGCTCAGCCTGGGGAGACCTGGAAGGTAGATTCCTGGTGACAGGGCAACAGGGCTTTTTACTAGCTTGGCACTTGCCCTGCCATGACTCTTGGGGTCCTGGAATCACCAGTTGCCAAAGTCATGTTGTCCAGTGTGTTCTCTGCTGTGGGGACTGCACACCCACAAGGTGAAATGATTGTTCCTCCATCCTCCACGGGAAGGACATCTGTTCCCATTTTACTGCAACACAGGCACTGACCCCTGGTACTAGAGGTACTAGAGGTCTTTACTCTAAGCTTGTTAAGTGAATTGTTAGGAGCCCGTACCTTAAAACACTTAACCTTGAACCTTACAACGTGACTGCCACAAATATATGTGCATAGAGAAAAGACTTGAAGGAAATATGCAAACGCTTTACAAGCACTTATCTCTGAATGCTCAGAATGCACccgatttctgttttcttctttgaacttATTCTCCAAATTCTATGTGGTAAATTTATACATTCTtgtaaaccaggaaaaaaaaaaacacctcaaatgttattaaaggaataatttttttgtaaaacattttactttttgacCCAAAGATTTCACTTTTGAGAGTGgacattaatgaaataatttcaacCACTGGAAAAGTTTTATGCACAAAGTTGTTCATAGGGTGGTTAACCACACACAAAACACTCAAAATGTAATGTCCAATTAtcatggataaataaattatggttactcattcatatatgtatagcatataatatatagtatataaataatatatataattattatatatctctatatatactatttatatgccatatatatatacacgtacacacacacacacacacacacgcacacacacacacacacacacacacatacagagtaTGGGGGAAGAGATTATAATTACTATAATTGCCCAAATAAGTAATAGTATAAACACTTGATAGAATATGGTGGAGATGCTGAATTTTTAAACCtataacttatatttttatttgaaaatagttttatttatttatttatttacttatttatttatattttagagagagagagagagcacaagtgggggagaggggcagagggagagagtaagagacagaatcttaattAAGCAgcttccatgctcagcatgaagcctgatatggggctccatcccacgaccctgggatcatgacctgagctaaaatcaagaggcggacactcaatagactgagccacccagaaacccctgaaaatgcatgcatttaaattaaaatacatgtacACAGTATAATGTTCAGAAGGAACCAAAAGATTCCCTGGCCTTCAGACACTAACTTCCTCCCTTAAACCATATTCTACCATCactttcttaaatattcttcctTAATTACTCAATGCACTTAtggatatctatatatctataggtCTAGCTATATTGATTCTTGTAtctattgacagagagagattttTCCTTCCCCCTTGTATTAATCTGCTAGGACTGCCCTGACAAAATACTACACACAGGGTGacttagacaacagaaatttatttctcaccttttggaagccagaagtccaagatcaaggtgtcggcaggactggtttcttctgaggactctctctttggcttggagatggctgccttcttgcagtgtcctcacatggcctttcctcaggGTGTGCACTTCtgatgtctcttcctcctctcgcAAGGATGCTAGTCCTGTTGGGTTAGGGCCCTACGCTTaagacctcatttaatcttaataacATCCTTAAAGGCCCTGTgtccaaatacagccacacctGGGGCTAGGACTTCATCAACAAATTTGGCACAACACAATTCAGTCTACAACAGCCCCTGATACAACTGATAGTGTACCAGACACAGCATTACACTCAGCTTTTTCACTCTTTTCCACTCCCATATTTATCAGCTGCACAGTATCCCAAGATGGATCTACCATAAATACACGGTCCTCTGATAGTGGAAATTTGGGTTGCTTCTGATCTTTTCCTAGTGCCAAAAATTGCTGCAAGTACATATATTTGTCCATATATTATTGCACACATGTGCAATACACTGTAGCATGAATAACCCAGCAGTGGACAGATTGGACTGAATCTTGGCACTAGCCTTCCAGAGAGATTTGGCTTTCCAGGTAGcgttttcattattgttatttcctATCTGGTCTatctattttggttttgattttcccTTTGCCTCAGGGTTTCATTAAAGACAGAGTTTTCAAATACTcagggtgttttgtttgttttctgcccttatttcattttgagttatACTACATGATGATTAGATCTGTTTAGGAATTTGTTGGGGTTGCCCTTGCAGTCTACTATATGTGAGTCACGTGAATGTTTCCCACGGTTAAAATTCAaagttcattctctgtctctggtagacaatttaatatataaaattgggGGAGGGAATCTCTTTGCTTTGTCCTAGGTTGACAGAGGTGAGTTAAAATCTATCATGAACAAGCTTTGGCTCTTTCTCCTATTTCCTGGAATATTTCCTTTATGAACATTATGTCACATGCTGCAGATGCTTATGACTACAAGGTCTTCGCCATAGACTTAATTCTTTTTCGTCATTAAGAGCCTGTCTTACTTCATGTTCTTCTGCTCTAAATTGATGTTCTAAATGAAACTCCtgcttcttgttttcattttagtttatgtTTTCCGCTTTTGTggcttcttgtttttcttttcattatgtgGCCTTTGTTTTGAATGTCTCTTCTGACAAATTTGGAAAGTTTGAGTTTTTGTTCTGGTGTTCACCTTAGAGTTATAATTTCAAGGAAGACAGCAacatcctttgtttctttctgcactgtcctctttattattattattttcttttaatgtttacttttgagagagagacagaccgcgactggggagggtcagagagagagcaagatgcaggatccaaagcaggctccaggctctgcactgtcagcacagagcccaacacgggctcaaagtcacaaaccctTAGTTtgtgacctaaaccaaagtcggaggcttaagcaactgagccacccaggtgcccctggactgttCTCTTTAGACTCTACTGTGGTCAGTGCCAAAAGTCCTATCTTTttacttcttccctccttctcctccaccacACAATTTTAATAGATAATATAAGTGCTTTAATGTTTACCTTGATTCACATACATATTTGCACATccttattattttacatattagcTGTAAATAATACGTTTAGATTCctttaaaagatgaggaaactgacatatATACCTACCTTCCGACCTTCTTTATAGCTTTAGTTACACCATCTGATTACTGACAGAGTTTACATTTTGACTCTAACCCAAACTCTAAAAAGGCTTTTAGTCCAATGTTATAATGAATTCCACACTTACTGACAGTCCTTTTGCTGGATTTTCTCCATTCAACACTAGAATCGGCTAAAATTTGTCTCCAAGTAATGTCATTTCTTAAAGGGCTCCCAAGAACCATATTTCCTTGGGTTTTGGATATTAACAAATGTGCTGTCCTTAAGCCTGAATGACAACTTAAGTGTAGAATTCATGGATCATGCCTTCTTTCTTGTGGAGACTTAATAGGCATTACCACTGCACACCcatacccacccccacccccacaactgCCATGGTTTCTGGTGTTAAATCTTGCTGCAGAGAAGTATGAAGCCATTCTGATTTTTTCCTCTCTAGGTACATGATTACTCATCCCAGTGCACCTGAGAGAGGTCTGGTTACACCTATTATCCTAGTGTCCTGCTGCAAGCATCCCCTTTCACTCTCTCAAGTTCCTTGGGTTAGGCAATAAATTACATGGCCAAACTTAAGATGACTTAATCTGGTTTTGTTTGGATGCCTAAGGATTCCTCCTTTGTCATTGAAGTCCATCAACTTTACTAGCTATGCGGCATCTCTTCCATTTCTACTCTCTACTCTCTTCTACCCTTCTGGGTCCCAGGAGGCTGACTTGTGTGGGTTACACCAATGGTACTCTTACCTTCTGGGTTCCAGTTGGGTTTGGCCAAGGGGAGTACTGGCAAGAGTtcagaggaagtggggagggcaAGGGCAGGGTCCTTATTCCCCAGAGGGGTACTGTAGACTGGCTGCCTCCTCCAGCCAAGTGACCCACTGCCCACAGCTCTGaccactccctcccccctctaGTACCCAAAGGCACAATGGCACCCTGTTGTTATCTGAGCAGGAAGCTACATTTGCCACGTGACACCCAGGTACTGAACTATTCTCTGTGATTTCCCTACATCCTTCCAAGACCGTTGTAAAGAATCCCCAACTTACTTAAACTTTCCCCAACTTACCTTGAGAGTGCCATCTGTTTCTTGTTGGGAGCTGACAAGGCTATGTCTCCATGTTGATCATTCTGTATCGCTTTTTCCCTAGGGTGTGGAGTACACTTCCAAACTGTAGAGCAAAGGCTTATTTCCAGAAAACGTTCTTAAACTGGATCCTGAaatcttttttctgtcttatttggGTTACTTTCTTTGTGATCTGCTGGCTCTCCATTGACTGCCATATTTGTCATTCTCCTCTCTcgcctttaaaaatctttgttaatGTCCATTTCATTCTGGTCACTTTTCTCAGTCCTCCACCCTGTGCCCTTTAACgtattttctgttctctctaTTCTCCTTTTTTGCAACTTCCAATTTGGCCTTTATTTTggtgcttgttttgttttctttctacctctttgCTGAGAAGCGTGTTTGACCAGCTTTTCCTGACTTTGTGGGAGTAGGTACCATCTAGAACACCCTGCGCTTCTGCCGTCCTTTACTGCTGTTGTCAGCCCTTCCTCTAATTCTGAGGTttggattctctagtgtcttttcattttatggtgtttttcagcatttgtttctcatttctgtaGTCCCTTGGGTGGTCCccaaggggagaaagggaaaacaacCAAATGAGCTCCATCGCTATTATAATTGGAATTTCTCTGAAGAGTATTTACAGAGTATgtaatatgaaaagatgtttcttttaaaatgttaagtgctaaaatcaagagtcaaggtTACATCCTTGGTGTAACTATGactatcaaaaaaacaaaccaaaaaactatggaaaaagcatgaaaaaaagatAAGTCATAACAGATTATCTTTGGGTGGTGGGACAAATGACATTAAGGTAGAGGAATTGCCAAGATGCTACGGGCTCACAAAGGAGGACACGAGTCTAGGAGTTCAGAAAAGGTTTCCTGGGGACTGGGTCCAAAGGGGTAAGTAAAAACTAGCCCAGGAAAAATCAATTGGATGAGTGTTCCAACCCACCCCCCAAAAGagtaaatatgaaaaggaaagtgTGAAGCTTCCATGGTGACTCGGCTTCTAAAGATTCCCTTGCTTTTTCTCTAGGAAGGACATCATTGTCATAGTTGGTATAGCTAAGATGGATGCCAAAGTGATTGCTCATGAAGAGTATCCGGTCAACACCATCATCATCCATGAGGATTTTGATAATGAGACCATGAACAATAACATAGCCCTCCTGAAGACAGACACGGCGATGCAGTTCAGCAACCTGGTCCGACCCATCTGCTTCCTTGGCAGAAAGCTGCATATGCCACCAGCCTTGCAGAACTGCTGGGTGGCAGGATGGAATCCCACATCTGCAGTTAATGCCTTCCTTCTCCTagaggaggctgtgtgtgtgcgaGCAGTGGGGGTGATTTGGATGAACTGTTCTAGGGTTTAGCTTCATATTTCCCATTGCTCAAGATTCTAGAGTTGGGCTGGAACCCTCATGTAATCAGTCAAGATTCCCAATGCTTGCCCTTTCTGTGGCCATTCTTACATTTGGTTCCTTTTCTTTTAGCTCTACACCCAAATTAGAAGTACATAGTCAGCAAACAGCTTGAAGGGAGTGCAAAGCCTGAAGGGAGAGGTCAGGGGACATTATTGCCTGAACAGGAGCTGATTGCCCTCTTGACCAAgccatccttcttttcttttattcttgggaAGTGAACAAGGAAATGTATTCTCTGTAGATGTGGAAGAAGGATGAATATGTTCTCTATTTTTACATTCAAGTTCAAAACAAAGGTAGTGTTCAGAAAAACTCAGACACAGTTTCTGATTTCTATGAGAACAGGGGGTTTATCAGAATATTCTCCACTCATTCCCATCTGGATACATGAGTTGTAGTTAACATAGAAAATGTCTTCTCATTAATAATTCTTGGCTTTCTGTTGCATGGTCCAGACAGGAAATCACATGACAATGAGTATCCTGAGGAAAATCTCCGTGAAAGACATCAACATGTGTCCCTTACACAAACTCAAGAAAACAGGATGTGGCAATCACATAGAGCAGGAAACCGATGCTGTCTGTTTGGTAAGAACATGATGGAGTAAAAGCTAAAGGCTGAGAGTAAGCAGTGGTCACTTCAAGGGAATCTCGGGACTCTCCCTCATTGTACAGTGAACTCCTTGAGGGACTGGCAGGGACTGTCACTTGGGATCCATGGCTGTCTCCGGGGTGAACGGTACTTGGCAGATAGCAGATATTCAATAAAAATCTACCGAGTGGAGTAAACAGTCACCATTTTCAATGTGACATGATTAAACACGTCTAAGTCCTAGATGGTTTTTCACTGGCTAAAAGTTTGCAAGTGTGAGTCCAAACCATGTATACTTTGAGCATGTCTACAGGGTGGGGTCACTGTATTCAGCTTCTATGGAATCTAGACTCTGATGCTATTGCTCatcagttatttgttttttgtttttctgtaagaAGCCCTGCCCTCCAATCGGATGAGGGCTGTACAGATGTGGCTATCCTACTACCTCAGCAAAATGTGTGGAATTGACAAGTCCCTGGTCCAGGCTCCCTCATGTCCACACCAGAGAAGGTGGGGCTTACAGGGATCACACAGTTAATAAATGTTATAATAAGGATGAGAACCCGGGTCTACCAGGTGTCCAGGAGGTTTCTCTCCTCTACTCCAAAATTTCTACACTCTACTATTTCTAATCTCTACTCTCCTTCAAAGTAACTTTCAGCATTCCCAGatggggaaattttttttccccagatgatctagggaaagtattttaaatttttttttcaacgtttatttatttttgggacagagagagacagagcatgaacgggggaggggcagagagagagggagacacagaatcggaaacagcctccaggctctgagccatcagcccagagcctgacgcggggctcgaactcccggaccgcgagatcgtgacctggctgaagtcggatgcttaaccgactgcgccacccaggcgcccctagggaaagtattttagagaaagggggaagagtACATATATGTGGACAATTCTTcctaaaagtaattttattgCAAATGCATGAAGGACTGCCTTTCATTATACAATGTTTGCCCTTCCAAAGTTgatccaacatttattgagtgtctactttGTACTGGACTCTAGCAGGTGGAAGACTAACAACTTTTTAAGTTAGATAATTGAGGTATTCCCTCAATCCAGCACCatatttcatcaaatctaagatGCTATCAGTTGTGGAATGTGCCATTATTGTATGGAATaccaagggagagaaaatgcTGCCAGTTAAACTCTGATATCAACCAATTAAAAGACACATATCATTCcaaagatgttaatttttttaagtttatttattttgagagagtgagagtgtgagcgagggagggacagagagacaggaagacagaatcctgagcaggctccgtgctgacagcacagaagtgggggctagatcccacgaactgtgagatcataacctgagccgaaatcaagagttggaggcttaaccagctgagccacccaggttccccaaacgATAATAATTTTTCAAGAGCATCTTAGATTCAATGGGATATGGTAAGCTGCTTCTACTCTAAATGATCACCTCTTCAAATCTACCTGCAAAGTTTAGTCTGGTTTTAGTCTGTAGCACACCTGCAGTCAGTCCTTTGTTTTTGAACTGTGCTAGCAAACTGGCTCAGACAAATAAATGGTGACTTGTCTACCTAGGATGCTTTCTTCTCTCGGACATGTGTTCTAGTGTCCAGAAGTCCTCAAAGCCATATTTCAGATATATAGAATAAACCACCCAAGTCCAATATCTGCCTAGTGGGTCCCCAGAAACCCAACAAAAGCAGAATCACTCTGAACCCAccccccctcctttccccacaACTGTCAGGGCTTTTGTTCAATGTTAAGGTTAAGGATCACACAATAAAAGAGCCCCTTTAAGCTGGGGCTGCTCCCCTAGGAGATGAGGTGGGGCTGCTCCAGAGGAGCACCTGGTACTTCTTCTCTCAGCTGCTTGGGCTTCAGAAGTTGGGCCCCACACGTtgtgaggaagaggaaaagccaTGTATTCTACTCCTGGGCAGAGTGGCAACTTGCAAAACCACGCAATAGCCAGGGAGGTCTCCAtacaatcattcattcatcaaactaCTTGTCCTAAATTGCACTATTTGTCTTCCTCCAGCTATGGAACCACAGTTAAAGCAAATTGGGGTTGGAACTGGTGACAGAAGGGAAGACCATGCCATGCTTGGCTGGACAGCCTCTCTGCCCCAGGCAGACATGATAGGGTGCAGATATGAGCCCATTCAACAGTCGTAGCAGAGCCAGCCAGCCCTTGGGATGAAATCTCTGCCCTCTGCTCCATGGCAGCACAGGGCAGCAAGAGTACCATGTGCTGGCCCAGTCCTTCTGCATAGGCGGGCCACGTGGGCCGAAGGGGCTGGTCAGCCTTTGAATGACAGCCCTTCTTGGGGCAAGATGGACCACGGGGTTGGAGTGGGGTCAGGTATTACCTTAAGAGGAGGCTTGGGGCTGGGGCAGTTAAGGTAAATTATACCTAGTAGTTGCCTTATTGCTCTTCTCATATTTCTCAGCTTTTCACATAAAATGATGGCCTTTTATATTACCAGGATAATAGTAGCTAATTCTTTGtgtactgtgtgccaggcactgttaggGTTCTGCACTTTACTCAGAGAGAAGTAGATGACTCTCCGGGGTCACACATCTAGGTAAGCGTGCCAAGCTTCTCATCACTCCCTTAAAAGGAGGTAAGGTCTGTGTGGTAGAATCCCTGAGTCCCAGAGGAAGGCTGAGAGCACGGGCAGGGCTGGTGAGCAGGTGTGCTGATAGGCAGCTGCCAGGTGGAAAAGCCGGGAACCCAGCCTGGTCAACATTGGAGGAATGAGGAACCGAGAGTGAGGATTTAGTCAAAGGGGCATGAAAATGAAATGCGAACCAGGAAGCTAAAGGCAAATGGCAGAAGCCTGCAAATACTCTGCACGATAAAAGGAAAATCCATCTTGTTGGAATTCGTGGTGGTGGCTGCCTAGATCGGAAATAGTATCCTATAATTTACCCCGTCAAGTGAGAAccaatataaaacatttctagaaCAAACGGTAAATTGCACaaggatatatttaaaaagaaaatgagttttcttaGACCTGAAGCCTTCTGTCCTTTGTCACAGGGGGACCCTGGAAACCCCATGATGTGCCAGCTACAGCAACAGAATCTGTGGGTGCTGAGAGGAGTCTTGTCCCACGGGGGTGAGAAATGCCCTGGCTTTTTACTGTACCTCAAGGTGGAAGACTATGGCGACTGGATTATGTCCAAGACTAAGAAAACCAGCCATCCGCTGTCTGCCTTCCACCACTGGGAGAATTTGCTGCCTTCACTCAGCTACAAAGAACATTTCACCATTACACAGAGAAAACATTCCGGGCTGGGCCAAGGTGGATGGTCCCCAGCACACgtgcaaggagaaaaaaaggccGACGTATATTCATTGCCAGCAAACAGCTCTAGAAAGAGCCCAGACATTGGGAGGAAAGGGTTAAGGGAATTAGGCAGGACTT
The Lynx canadensis isolate LIC74 chromosome E2, mLynCan4.pri.v2, whole genome shotgun sequence genome window above contains:
- the PRSS54 gene encoding inactive serine protease 54, which gives rise to MDAKVIAHEEYPVNTIIIHEDFDNETMNNNIALLKTDTAMQFSNLVRPICFLGRKLHMPPALQNCWVAGWNPTSATGNHMTMSILRKISVKDINMCPLHKLKKTGCGNHIEQETDAVCLGDPGNPMMCQLQQQNLWVLRGVLSHGGEKCPGFLLYLKVEDYGDWIMSKTKKTSHPLSAFHHWENLLPSLSYKEHFTITQRKHSGLGQGGWSPAHVQGEKKADVYSLPANSSRKSPDIGRKGLRELGRTSVVDIQPMYYDYYGGDSGEGRGPISGQNRLHQPQEITLFFFVLVFFCNGI